One window from the genome of Moraxella nasibovis encodes:
- a CDS encoding 6-pyruvoyl trahydropterin synthase family protein — protein sequence MRIRKLFKFENAHIVRNCSSDRCKYSIHGHSYQVELILQANALDNGQMVYDFGLLKGNIKDIIDSFDHAITFWNKDDPEYIKACKTFSARWVSLPVSPSAEQFSRVIFFWASEILKQTQMQNGEQGVSVYSVIVHETATGYAQCFYEDIVNEQMGLLTLNDFEFSDDVKKEWGDPLLFDKLKNGEKFYNPVVDLQVKP from the coding sequence ATGCGTATCCGTAAATTATTCAAATTTGAAAATGCCCACATCGTCCGCAATTGTAGCTCCGACCGCTGTAAATATTCCATTCATGGACACAGCTATCAAGTGGAGCTGATTTTACAGGCCAACGCCCTTGACAATGGGCAGATGGTCTATGATTTTGGGCTATTAAAGGGTAATATCAAAGACATCATCGACAGCTTTGACCACGCCATCACTTTTTGGAATAAAGATGACCCTGAATACATCAAGGCTTGTAAGACTTTTTCGGCTCGCTGGGTGAGCTTGCCTGTGTCGCCGTCCGCTGAGCAGTTTAGTCGTGTGATCTTTTTTTGGGCGAGCGAAATTTTGAAACAAACGCAAATGCAAAATGGCGAGCAGGGCGTGTCAGTCTATTCGGTCATCGTCCATGAAACTGCGACAGGATACGCCCAATGTTTTTATGAAGATATTGTCAATGAACAAATGGGCTTATTAACTTTAAACGATTTTGAATTTAGTGATGATGTCAAAAAAGAATGGGGCGATCCTTTGTTATTTGACAAATTAAAAAATGGCGAGAAATTTTATAATCCTGTCGTTGATTTGCAAGTAAAACCTTAA
- the tsaE gene encoding tRNA (adenosine(37)-N6)-threonylcarbamoyltransferase complex ATPase subunit type 1 TsaE, with amino-acid sequence MNQKQFILTSESDTATLAQKIAELNPVGSIWLSGDLGAGKTTFTRYFLRALGHTGAVKSPTFTLVEPYLINNKPIYHSDLYRLNDPEELELMGFFEYFDEPNSLVIIEWASRATSILPKPDILIEFKKLDNDDRMAVLTGIELAHA; translated from the coding sequence ATGAACCAAAAACAATTTATCCTAACTTCTGAATCCGACACCGCCACACTTGCCCAAAAAATCGCCGAGCTTAACCCAGTAGGGAGCATTTGGCTGTCAGGCGATTTGGGGGCGGGCAAGACGACTTTTACTCGTTATTTTTTGCGGGCATTGGGGCATACAGGGGCGGTAAAAAGTCCAACTTTTACCCTAGTTGAGCCATATTTGATAAACAATAAGCCCATTTATCATTCGGATTTGTATCGGCTCAATGACCCAGAAGAATTAGAACTGATGGGATTTTTTGAATATTTTGATGAGCCAAATTCGCTGGTCATCATTGAATGGGCAAGCCGTGCGACCAGCATTTTGCCAAAGCCTGACATTTTGATTGAGTTTAAAAAATTGGACAATGACGACAGAATGGCTGTCCTCACAGGAATTGAGCTTGCCCATGCTTAA
- the miaA gene encoding tRNA (adenosine(37)-N6)-dimethylallyltransferase MiaA yields MLNDKKLNYKHLPDNAVVCLIAPTASGKTDLAFKLYDTGRFELVSVDSALIYQDMNIGTAKPTPSELERFPHHLVDIIEPTQTYNVASFASDTERLIDSIHQRGKIPLLVGGTMMYYMALLDGLSAVPDTDPAIREQVMAWLDQKGIGELYAYLQTHDPKICQRLKISDTQRITRAVEVQLQTGTPMSVWQATPKVAPAQNPSQHWIGLSVEPERAWLHERIERRLDIMWEHGFVDEVVNLLKKYPDLTPQMPSMRCVGYRQVLEFLALSGHEVMDISAAWQDFAKNLQKESPNSVQMACQDMKNKALYATRQLAKRQSTWQRSLARLDGTISSLIVPFSSIQEVQEQLL; encoded by the coding sequence ATGCTTAACGACAAAAAGCTTAATTATAAACATCTGCCTGACAATGCTGTGGTTTGTCTGATTGCCCCTACTGCCAGTGGCAAGACTGATTTGGCGTTCAAATTGTACGATACAGGGCGGTTTGAGTTGGTTTCGGTGGACAGTGCCTTGATTTATCAGGACATGAACATTGGCACGGCAAAGCCTACACCCAGTGAGCTTGAGCGTTTTCCGCACCATTTGGTGGATATCATTGAGCCTACGCAGACTTATAATGTGGCAAGCTTTGCGTCCGACACCGAGCGTCTGATTGACAGCATTCATCAAAGGGGAAAAATTCCGCTACTCGTCGGTGGGACGATGATGTACTACATGGCACTTCTTGACGGTCTGTCTGCCGTGCCTGACACCGACCCTGCCATTCGTGAGCAAGTGATGGCGTGGCTTGATCAGAAGGGCATTGGCGAGCTGTATGCATATCTGCAAACGCACGACCCAAAAATCTGCCAAAGGCTCAAAATCTCTGACACCCAAAGAATCACTCGTGCGGTGGAAGTGCAGTTGCAAACTGGTACGCCGATGAGCGTCTGGCAAGCGACCCCCAAAGTTGCCCCTGCCCAAAACCCCAGCCAGCATTGGATTGGGCTGTCGGTAGAGCCAGAGCGTGCGTGGCTACACGAGCGGATCGAAAGGCGACTGGATATCATGTGGGAGCATGGTTTTGTTGATGAAGTGGTCAATCTGCTCAAAAAATACCCAGATTTGACCCCGCAAATGCCGTCCATGCGGTGCGTGGGCTATCGGCAAGTGTTGGAGTTTTTGGCACTGAGCGGTCATGAAGTGATGGATATTTCTGCGGCTTGGCAAGACTTTGCAAAAAATTTACAAAAAGAGTCGCCAAATAGCGTGCAAATGGCTTGTCAAGACATGAAAAATAAGGCATTATATGCAACAAGACAGCTTGCCAAACGCCAATCCACTTGGCAGCGTAGCCTAGCTCGTCTTGATGGCACGATTTCATCATTGATTGTGCCATTTTCTAGCATACAAGAAGTACAAGAGCAGTTATTATAA
- the hfq gene encoding RNA chaperone Hfq, which translates to MSKGQSLQDPFLNALRKDRIPVSIFLVNGIKLQGQIESFDQYVVLLKNTVSQMVYKHAISTVVPTRNPRTDGAPNSSSQGGYNGASLGVMSSGSYPSAGMATGANQGFERGSSQGFERQSGFGSRPVGGFTRTPPNDNFGGRGGFERGGYPQGGGMNQGFDRNMNQGFDRNFDRAAFEERGFDGKTFEKKENHSLGGFNDKGFDDKFGNDEFHG; encoded by the coding sequence ATGTCAAAAGGGCAAAGTTTGCAAGATCCGTTTTTGAACGCACTGCGTAAAGACCGCATTCCTGTGTCTATTTTTTTGGTTAATGGCATCAAACTACAAGGACAAATTGAGTCGTTTGACCAGTATGTCGTTCTTTTGAAAAATACCGTCAGTCAAATGGTGTATAAGCACGCCATCTCTACCGTCGTCCCCACTCGCAACCCACGCACGGACGGCGCACCAAATTCGTCATCACAAGGTGGATACAATGGCGCATCGCTTGGTGTGATGTCATCTGGCAGCTACCCATCAGCAGGCATGGCAACTGGCGCAAACCAAGGCTTTGAGCGTGGTTCAAGCCAAGGTTTTGAGCGTCAAAGCGGCTTTGGCTCTCGTCCTGTCGGCGGTTTTACACGCACACCACCTAATGATAATTTTGGCGGTCGTGGCGGCTTTGAGCGTGGTGGCTATCCACAAGGTGGCGGCATGAATCAAGGCTTTGACCGCAATATGAACCAAGGCTTTGACAGAAACTTTGACCGTGCGGCGTTCGAAGAGCGTGGCTTTGATGGCAAAACTTTTGAGAAAAAAGAAAATCACAGCCTTGGTGGATTTAATGACAAAGGCTTTGATGACAAATTTGGCAATGATGAGTTTCATGGCTGA
- the sodA gene encoding superoxide dismutase [Mn], giving the protein MAFTLPELGYAYDALEPHFDKETMEIHHSRHHQAYVNNANAALEGTEWADKSAEEVIANLDKIPSDKQTAVRNNAGGHANHSLFWTILKTGTELKGSLKEAIERDFGSVDAFKEEFEKAAQTRFGSGWAWLVKQGDKLAVVSTANQDSPLMGKAVAGCEGTPIIGLDVWEHAYYLKYQNKRPDYIKAFWDVVNWDQAQANFDAA; this is encoded by the coding sequence ATGGCATTTACACTACCAGAATTGGGCTACGCCTACGACGCGCTAGAGCCACACTTTGACAAAGAAACCATGGAAATCCACCACTCTCGCCATCATCAAGCGTATGTGAATAACGCAAACGCTGCCCTAGAAGGCACCGAATGGGCGGACAAATCAGCTGAAGAAGTGATCGCCAATCTTGACAAAATCCCAAGCGACAAGCAAACTGCGGTGCGCAACAATGCAGGCGGTCATGCCAACCACAGCCTATTTTGGACCATTCTAAAAACTGGCACCGAGCTTAAAGGCTCACTAAAAGAAGCCATCGAGCGTGATTTTGGTTCGGTAGATGCGTTCAAAGAAGAATTTGAAAAAGCAGCGCAAACTCGCTTTGGCTCAGGCTGGGCGTGGCTGGTTAAGCAAGGTGACAAGCTTGCTGTGGTTTCTACCGCCAACCAAGACAGCCCATTGATGGGCAAAGCGGTGGCAGGCTGTGAAGGTACACCGATCATCGGTCTGGATGTGTGGGAGCACGCTTATTATCTAAAATACCAAAACAAACGCCCAGACTACATCAAGGCATTCTGGGATGTGGTAAACTGGGATCAAGCACAAGCCAACTTTGATGCGGCATGA
- the lon gene encoding endopeptidase La, which translates to MTDEVLDHSQNTLPLLAVRDVVVYPHMQIALFVGREQSIAAIKNAQDHFNEKILVVSQKDSLSEDIDTANLYEHGTVCRIISTMPHDNDDNCLKVLMEGLYRAKIDDIDETLIATFDEAPITNPLSSDESEAHRAVLLDFFVDYAETTLRNGREIARVASRIDDLLELIYFVATRVSMKLEDKQNILENDDIMAYYTALTEFFTNNKAERSLEHELQDTVRKQMENNQREYFLNEKMKAIKSELSDLNDGADEEDGELEKRLKEADLPDEVRKKAESEFKRLKQMPSNSSEASVVRGYVEWILDTPWHKASKVSINLQKAKNTLDKDHYGLDDVKDHILEYLAVQSRVKKMRGPILCLVGPPGVGKTSLGESIARATGRKFVRMALGGLRDEAEIRGHRRTYIGAMPGKIVQSLAKVEVKNPLFLLDEIDKMAQDFRGDPASALLEVLDPSQNSSFNDHYLDLDLDLSEVMFICTANSMNIPPALLDRMEVIRLPGYTEDEKRSIAQNYLTPKALEQNGLSKDELDITEDAIISIIRHYTREAGVRNLEREINKISRKAVRSQVETYGIKPKKDTVIEPISVTDDNISDYLGVKPYDYGLAEKEPEVGRITGLAWTSVGGELLTIETATMPGKGELIFTGSLGDVMKESIRAAMSVARASGERFGISYDKIKETDIHVHMPEGATPKDGPSAGIALTTALVSALTGIAIRPDIAMTGEVTLRGKVLRIGGLKEKLLAAHRGGIKHVLIPKSNEKDLADIPDNVKEGLTIQAVETIDEVLSAALVTPLMPLKPVLKVSADEQGLRS; encoded by the coding sequence ATGACTGATGAAGTCCTAGATCATTCTCAAAATACCCTACCACTTTTGGCGGTGCGTGATGTGGTCGTCTATCCGCACATGCAGATCGCCTTATTTGTGGGTCGAGAGCAGTCGATCGCTGCCATCAAAAACGCCCAAGATCATTTTAATGAAAAAATCTTGGTCGTATCACAAAAAGACTCACTGTCCGAAGACATCGACACCGCCAATCTTTATGAGCATGGCACGGTGTGTCGCATCATCAGCACCATGCCGCATGACAATGATGACAACTGCCTAAAAGTGCTGATGGAAGGCTTGTATCGTGCCAAGATCGATGACATCGACGAGACGCTGATTGCCACTTTTGATGAGGCGCCCATCACCAACCCCTTATCAAGCGATGAAAGCGAGGCGCACCGTGCTGTTTTGCTTGATTTTTTTGTGGATTATGCCGAGACGACTTTACGCAATGGGCGTGAGATTGCCCGAGTCGCTAGCCGCATCGATGATTTGCTTGAACTCATCTACTTCGTCGCCACTCGTGTGTCCATGAAGCTTGAAGACAAGCAAAATATCCTTGAAAATGACGACATCATGGCATATTACACCGCCTTGACGGAGTTTTTTACCAACAATAAAGCCGAGCGCAGCCTAGAACACGAACTGCAAGACACCGTCCGCAAGCAGATGGAAAATAATCAGCGTGAGTACTTTTTGAATGAAAAAATGAAAGCGATCAAATCTGAGCTGTCGGACTTGAACGATGGCGCTGACGAAGAAGATGGCGAGCTTGAAAAGCGTCTTAAAGAAGCAGACCTGCCTGATGAAGTACGCAAAAAAGCCGAAAGCGAGTTTAAAAGGCTCAAACAAATGCCGTCAAACTCATCGGAGGCGAGCGTGGTGCGTGGCTATGTTGAGTGGATTTTGGACACCCCTTGGCACAAAGCAAGCAAAGTTTCCATCAATCTACAAAAAGCCAAAAACACCCTAGACAAAGACCACTATGGACTCGACGATGTCAAAGATCACATTTTAGAATACTTAGCGGTGCAGTCTCGTGTCAAAAAGATGCGTGGTCCGATTCTGTGCTTGGTTGGTCCCCCAGGTGTGGGTAAGACAAGCTTGGGCGAGTCCATCGCTCGTGCCACAGGACGCAAATTTGTGCGTATGGCGCTGGGTGGGCTGCGTGATGAGGCTGAGATTCGTGGTCATCGCCGCACTTATATCGGTGCCATGCCCGGCAAAATCGTGCAAAGCCTTGCTAAGGTCGAAGTGAAAAACCCGCTGTTTTTGCTTGATGAAATTGACAAAATGGCACAAGATTTTCGTGGCGATCCTGCATCTGCCCTGCTTGAAGTGCTAGACCCATCACAGAACAGCAGTTTTAACGACCATTATCTTGACCTTGATTTGGATTTGTCAGAGGTGATGTTCATTTGCACCGCCAACAGCATGAACATTCCACCTGCCCTGCTTGATCGTATGGAGGTGATTCGTCTGCCTGGCTACACTGAGGACGAAAAACGCTCGATCGCCCAAAATTATCTGACGCCAAAAGCACTCGAACAAAACGGTCTTAGCAAAGATGAGCTAGACATCACAGAGGATGCCATCATCAGCATCATCCGCCACTACACCCGAGAGGCTGGCGTGCGTAATTTGGAGCGTGAAATCAACAAAATCAGCCGTAAAGCCGTGCGCTCACAAGTTGAGACTTATGGGATCAAACCAAAAAAAGACACCGTCATCGAACCCATCAGCGTGACAGATGACAACATCAGTGACTATCTGGGTGTTAAGCCCTACGACTACGGACTGGCTGAAAAAGAGCCAGAAGTCGGTCGCATCACAGGTTTGGCATGGACTTCGGTCGGTGGCGAGCTACTCACCATCGAGACTGCTACCATGCCCGGCAAAGGCGAGCTGATCTTTACAGGCTCGCTAGGCGATGTCATGAAAGAGTCTATCCGTGCTGCCATGAGCGTGGCTAGGGCAAGTGGCGAGCGTTTTGGCATCAGCTATGACAAAATCAAAGAGACCGACATTCATGTGCACATGCCAGAAGGTGCAACGCCCAAAGATGGTCCTTCTGCTGGTATTGCGCTGACCACAGCTTTGGTCTCAGCACTGACAGGCATCGCCATCCGACCAGACATTGCCATGACAGGTGAGGTGACTTTGCGTGGTAAGGTACTGCGCATCGGCGGACTCAAAGAAAAGCTCTTGGCGGCGCACCGTGGTGGCATCAAGCATGTCTTGATTCCAAAATCCAACGAGAAAGACTTGGCAGACATTCCCGACAATGTCAAAGAAGGTCTGACCATTCAAGCAGTTGAGACCATCGATGAAGTGCTAAGCGCTGCCTTAGTCACGCCGCTCATGCCATTAAAGCCTGTACTAAAAGTATCGGCAGATGAGCAGGGTCTAAGAAGCTAG